The following proteins are encoded in a genomic region of Candidatus Obscuribacterales bacterium:
- a CDS encoding phosphoribosyltransferase family protein, whose protein sequence is LGVPVVIARQTQHRYHLIDGFHLSPGDRVLVVDDITTTGGTAKQLLDIVRQAGGEPVGVGILVTKGLFEVNLGCPVEVLMPLEGMDAIAPDQCPLCQAGLPLSS, encoded by the coding sequence TTGGGTGTACCGGTGGTCATCGCCCGGCAAACCCAGCACCGCTATCACCTGATTGATGGTTTTCATCTCAGCCCGGGCGATCGTGTCTTGGTTGTGGATGACATCACCACCACCGGTGGCACCGCAAAACAACTGCTGGACATTGTTAGGCAGGCAGGTGGTGAGCCGGTAGGCGTTGGCATTTTAGTCACCAAAGGCCTGTTTGAGGTCAATCTGGGCTGTCCTGTAGAGGTTCTCATGCCCCTAGAGGGAATGGATGCGATCGCCCCGGATCAATGTCCGCTTTGCCAGGCCGGCCTGCCCCTGTCCTCCTAG